The nucleotide sequence aaataataagttttaagtcaataacttaaagtcaatttaagttattaaataataaatattaagtttacCCATAAAATAGAAGAGTTAAACTcataaactaaaaaagaaatttaatatgGAGAATTCAAACATTTGTAATAATtcaaagtaatttaaaaatttgtaacaactcacaaataaataacaaattaatattAACTTAATAAGTCACAATTAAATTGTAAGagttaaattcaatttttgatgTTTCAAATTTGGAGTGGATTGAGTAATAGAAATTGAAATGCAAAAATGATGATGTCTTTTGTCATAAACCACTAACTATGCTACATGTTTAAGTCATAAACCTTGTCTTTGATTTTCACAAGTGGTCTAGAAAATTTACCAAATTCTTATACAAGGTGGTCCCACCTTCACGCTTGCATAAGTGGATGATTCCATCAAGTGTGTACTATAAATTTACTCACTACTCCAAGTTGTAGCAAACACAACTTACACCAtaaaaattctaagaaaaaacaaataataatgctTGTACAATAATTTGAGTAACTTGTTTGTACCCATTGAACCTAATTCCTATGATCTCCATTCACATAGGTTGGGTTATCATCATAAATGGTTCATTTCGTCgactttgatatcatttttctaGATGTCTCTTCTACTAGTTTTCTGGTTAAACCTTTTGTTAAGAATCTACCAAGTTTTCCATTGACattataaaaatcttaaaaattgcACCTTTTTGagtaattctttttttaaatttttttttttgtcttaagaCATATGCTTACTTTTtccaatatatattttgtttttagctCGAGCATAGTTGCTTGACTATCATAATGTGGGGCGATAGATGGACTAGGTTTAACTCATAAGGGTGTGTCTAGTATAAGGCTTGTCAACTAATCAACCTCATTGTTAGCCATTTCCATTACAATAAACCCGAACTCAATATTAGGGCAagtttgtttttctaatttccaagAAACTGTTTCACCACTTAAAGCAAACACATAGCCACTGATAGAGTTTGAATTCATCATTGTTAGCAATCCAATTAGCATCACAATATGCTTTTAATTCTAGATGAAAATTAGTAAAATGAAGACTAAGATGTTAGGAATATTGAATTACCTTGTTTCCATGCCTTGGAttcgtagggtgcatgcatctattcCTAATCATCTTTAAATCTATcacaatgaaataaaatgacaataaaaatcattattaactataaatatatatatatatatatatatatatatatataaacctcATACTTGGATTTAGATGTTCATAGATCAATTCCTTGCAATGAAGAACGTGTATGAATCGTTTGAAGGTATCATATATCCAAGATCTTTCGTCCAATGACTCGAACTAtgatcttggcactccaaagtgtAGGCTTTGGAAGAGTGAAaaacttatctttttctttttctctttaaagGTGGAGAACGACTAACAAAAAGTTATTAAGACATCCTAATCTATAAGGGAGTACTTATAGGGTagcctactaggcttaagtaacttaagcTCATcaaggcttaagtcacttaatctaatccAAAACATGTCTTAACCTAATTCAATTAaccttgttcattatcccttatgcaaccttgcataattactaaAGCGCCCTTATGCATAAGAATGAATGTAGattcaatccaaccctcataaaccgtgtcatcatggtatataagCTAAAAGCAGAGACCATTAAGACTTACAGAAGTCTTGACTCCTTtagaattcaattttaaaattgattcaacattccactaaagagaattaATTGCACTttaataccctatgtaaataacgaGACAAAGTAcaggtctatgacctactattcacTACATGGAGACTTtctatgaattggtgtttgtaatataacaagattacctctcaaatcttGATAGTgctatcacttatcaagattacttctcaAATATTTGCGTTACAAatttcacttattatgtgatcaactgatatactctaactctattgagcatatgtcaaattccactaaatgaattaTTGTGGTTATAGACttcatgatcacatatcctttgGATTATCTAAGGAGACATTgtttcaatcccatgagatatcatagtgcatCTATTGAGAAtaacccctatgcaaccttgcataattactaaaacactCTTATGTACAAGAATGAATCTAGATTCAATCCAACCTTCATAAAccgtgtcatcatggtatatgagttCAGAGTAAGGACCACTAAGACCTACAAGAGTATTGACTCTTTTAGAattcaattctgaagttgattcaacattctactaaagagaatcaattgtactttaataccctatgtaaataacgaGACGGAGTACGGGCCTGTGACCTACTATGCACTACATGTTGACTCTTTATGAactggtgtttgtaatctaacaagattgtactatcacttatcaagattacctctcaaatccttacgttacaaatctcacttattatgtgatcaactgacatactcttTAActtcaaggagcatatgtcaaatttcactaaaggaattatcgtggttatagatttcatgatcacatatctTTTGGATTACCTAAggagacacattgtctcaatcccatgagatatcatagtgcatCTATTGAGACTACCTATTGCCACTAGTCTCTATCAACAATGACTCAGTCCGTAAGAatatatgactactttagggtctcacctataAGTCAAAATCTTCGATTAATTTTGatacaaactcaatattctctcaaggttgagagtccatgtagtatactAGTTTagtgaattatgacaattgatacTCTTGTGTTACGATTTACTATAAATCatgtctagtgtgcatcacatacactactACACCCACCATAGTATATTAAGGggatcattttatttatttatttatttattgtcaaaataaaaatgtttgacTTGAAGGTTTACTAGTATACAAacctaaaacttttatttattactcaTCTAACCTTCTTAACTGGCTAAAGCACATTGAatccaattaatttttattaaaagaaaattaagtatgaaaataatttattagtaataaatttacttttttttcttctatatttcctctttattttctttccattgtaCTCTTTCTCAAGTTTTCTAAGAACTAAACATAGGTTTaacatttgtatttttttttacttaaaatgcTTTGAGCCTTTGAAAGAGAAACACTTACAAATAAATGGTTTTAGGAAATACAAATGTCACTTTTCAATAgcgctttcttttcttttgtatttttatccttcattaaaaagtaaaaatcctTCTATCTTtatgaaatgaagaaaaaaaaggaaaagaaaaaactcccaaagttaaaaattagaaagtgCTTTTACCATCTTCTAAAAAATACTTCcaaatgagaagtttttttttttttttttttccaaatattattaCAAGTTACCTCCCTTGTGACCAAAATTGGATAATGGGCCTGGCTCGTATCCATGCAAATGCCACCCCTAAtgccttttcttccctttttctaCCTTTTTACATAGGGTTCCTCACATGCTTTTCTCATAAAAACGATTTGTTAAAGCAAGTTAAGTTGAGGGATTTACAAGCCACTTCATATCTTAATAAAACATTCATGATGGGGTCTTATGAAGGAAGTAGCAGGCTAGCAGCCCATGAGCATGTGGGTGTGTGAGTTGGAGAGAATAAGTAAAATGTATGGAACCCATTCTACAAACTAAGTTTGTTTTTCCCGCAGCAGCCCAACTTGGGTGTGGGGATGAGATAGGTGGGTGTATCAATCAACCACCCCCTGGCCCCAATGCCCACTGCCCACTGCCAGCTATCAGACTATCACACATCCACCAACTCCACCCAGAAAAAAACCCACCATTTCCACCTATACATCCCACACATTATACCACCTTCAATCCCACCGCATTTTGCCACCATGACCAACAACTTCAGCAAAAAGGATGGCCCATCCTATGTAGACATGTAGATGTAGCAGTAGCAGCAAGCAACAGTCAAATGTCCTATCCTATTGTTCCCCCACCCTCATCAATTTCTCTCTGTCATCACCTTCCAACTGCATTTTTATTCTCAGAAGCTCATAGCTCATCATGGAAATGGCAAACATTTTAAGGATAGTTTGAACCCGTCCCAACAAAACCCCATTTTTACAATAATGGTTAATACAATGAGCTGATCACACTACAACACctaaaagatacaaaaaaaaaaaaaaaaaaaaaacccaaaaaacagGAGCCCAATGAGATATTTGATTCCAAGAAAATTCCAAGTCTAGTAAAACTAGATTTAACAACAAATCATATAGACGAAAGATCCTCATATATAGTCTTGATACCTGGCCTCTCAGAAACAGATCTTATACATCTAAGAGCGATTCCAAGCACCTCCTTCAGCCCCTTCTCTGCTGCTGGATTTCCCATCTCAGGTGCCACTGCAGGATCCAAGCAATCTAATCCCCGACCTTCTGCCACCCTCAATCGCACCCAATCTGTCAAATCAACCCCTCCCTCTTCACCAGAGACCACATCACCAGCACACTTGCCAGTTAAAAGTTCCAGCAGAACCACTCCAAAAGCATAAACATCTGATTTGAAGGATGGTATTGGCTTCTTGGAAGCAGCCAACTCTGGTGCACGATAACCTAGGACCCCAGCATCAAGAATCTGTTCAATGGTGCCAGCCTGGGTCATGAGGCGATGGAGGCAGTAATCAGCAACCCGTGCATTAAGATCAGGTCCATCTAACAGTATGTTGGTTGCTTTAAGGTTTCCATGAGGCACAGCACGATCAAAATGGAGATAGTTCAGGCCACGTGCAACATCGACAGCTATCTTGAGCCTCTGGGCCCAGGTTAATGGTGGCCCTTTCCTTCCTGGTCGATCTGCAAATATAGGTTTATCAGAGAAGCACACAAAAGTGGACCAACAATAATGAGATGAACTGTATAGCAGGCAAAGGAGAAAATATCATATGGGGGGACATTGTAGCGTTCTTTTGTGACAattattctttttcaaaatatttgttgaaggcgaagaaaagaaagagtttcCTTCAGAGATACAACCGAATTCTTGTGAAATCTAAGTGGAAAAAGATGGGCACACATAAATCTGTGAAACAAGATAGCAAGCTGTATTACATAACATCCTGAAGATCCAACTAGCAAGCAATATAAGTTTGCATCATTGAGTATTAGACAAACTATAACAGTATCAACCTACTTTGCCTTTGGTCAAGTTGTTGATCAAGAACAAGATTGAGCACAAAGTACACAGCCAAATTTTTTCACGGtacaaaagtgaaaaaaaatccaaagctCATGGTGTGGTTGGTGACTTCTGCTGGACATGTAAAACAAAAGATTGCATATCAATCAATATCACATAGTTTGCACACATCTTCATCAGGGTTGGGGTGGGTTtatgggaggttctaggttcaagtcccaatagggacaaaaaaagaaaaaaaaattacctatcaaaaaataaaataaaataaaatagtagcAGCATTATATGGAAAAAGGAAGCCCCAGTTTATGTCTCAGAGAGCTAAATCACTCAGGGATCTAGTGACACCCATTTATCTTTGGTATTGAATGCCAAAAGAGGACTTCATGCCCATGGAACATTTAGCTAGGTAATTCCATTTcttattacattttttgtattataaAGGCTTTTGAATGTGCTCCCTCTATAAGCTCTTCCTTATAAATCTTTGGTGTAGCTTTTGATGCAGGTAATCCAATAATTTGTAAGAATCTAAAATTAATCAGTTTGACTCGTGTATGTAGCCAGATGTGTAGGATTTGAACCAGGAAACATGGTCAGATCAACATGCACTCTCCTGCAAAGTAGTCTTGTGTGCACCAAAAACCATGCCATGGAAGCACAGATTGAAGAGACATGGTAAGCTATTGAAGGATACCCCTCTATAACCCATCTTTTAACATGCATGACCCTGTGAGTCTATGACAACTGTGTGATaaaagcataatttttttttttcacatataaaCAACAATATTTGGAAGGtgataataagaataatacCACCTCCCATTTTTAGCATCTTAGTGTATTAGTGATAAAAGTTGAAACTAATAGGTCCAATTGAGATTGGAGAAGAGCAAGATGTTACCATAAAGAAAGCTTGCAAGGTTTCCGGGTGAGATATAATCAGAAAGAATGAGCTTCTCATGTTGTGTAGGTCCCCAATAGTATCCTCTCAACCCAACCACATTTGGATGCCTGATGTTTGCAAATTTTTTTGCCTCCTTAGCAAACTCCTTTCTCTCTTTTGCCACCCCTTCTCTCAACCACTTCACAGTCAAGAAGACGCCATTCTCCAATGTTGCCCTATACGAAGTTCCATGGCTGCTCCTACCCAACACTTCAGCAGGGGCCCTTGACAGCTCCTCAGGTGTCAATGTGATTGTATCATCAAGAAAATGCAGCTCACCAGCCAACTGATCTGGCGACCTCACATCAAGTCTTGCAAGGTTTTCGGCAGTAAATGAATCACCAGACTCTGGGGACCAAGATAATTGGCTGGTTTTTGACGGAGAGAAGCCAGTTACCACTGCCATTTTCTCATCAGAGCTAATTATCTCAGAAGACGATCCCTTCCGTGAAGCCAAAAGATCCTCAGCTGAAACAACCAAAGCACCACCACTTTCTCTTCCATTGAAGCCAGAGGGATTCTGTGGAGCCCCTTTGTGGATGTCTTTCCTTGTAACATGTTCCTGCGTGGATCTCCTTGATAGACGAAAATAGTGTATGAAGATGGCAAGCAGGATAAAAATGAGAACAGCAACCACACAAGAAACTATTATCACCACCTTGATAATAGTTTTGATTGGCTTCCTCTTGGAAAAACCTGATGGAGAAGTAGTTGACCCAGGAGGACCACCAGGTAAATGCAATCCACTATTTCCAGGGAAGAAAGAAGAACTAGGGAACTTCCTCAGGTTTTCTGGAACAGTCCCAGAAAGATCGTTGTATGATGCATTAAAGCTTTCAAGGCTGTTAGAAAAATTGTTTGGTAAAGGACCTGTGAAATTATTTTGGGATATGTCTAATGAACTTAGGGAGTTCATCTCAGACATGGATGCTGGCAGAGAACCGGATAGATTGTTTGCAGCAAGATTGAGCCTTTGAAGTGCTGTTAATGAACCAAATTGATCAGGAAAATAGCCATTAAGATGGTTTTGAGAGAGATCTAGAAACTTTAGACTAGAATTGACTGAGGGAGGAGAAAACTCAATCGCACCAGCGAATAAATTGTTCTCAAGGTAGAGTTCTTGCAATGTGGGCAATGTTAACAGATCAGCCAAAAGCGGCCCATCAAACTGGTTAGAACTAAGATCAAGGACTCTAAGCTTGGGATACAGTGTTAGAACTTTTGGGAGAGAACTCCTAAGAGAATTATGGGAGAGGTTGAGGTAATTTAGGCGGAGAAATTGTGAGGTTTCCTCAGGGAAAGCTCCTGTCAAACGATTCTGACTGAGATCCAGAAATTCAATATTTCCCCATTTCAACAATTTAGTTAAGTTTCCCTCAAACTCATTATTTGACAGGTCCAGTACAGTGCAGCTGCCAGTCAGCAGTGGAAGCTCTCCTGAGAGCCCATTTGAGGAGAGATTAAGGATGTTCAAAGTTGTTGATGTGATCATATTTATCAGCCCTGTAAAACCAACTGGAATGTGAGATAtagcaaataaaaaatctaaagccACAGTGATCAAAGAGATCAATTCAATAGCAAACATAAGCCTTGTTTTTCAGACAACATAAGCATGTTCatctttaaaataaacattcaaatatgtcaaaaccaaattaaatctAGCATTCTAAAACAAGGGTGCTAAATTACTAGCACAGAATTACCTGAAAGATTGTTGGCACTCAAATCCAATTCAGTTAGAACCAAAGGATCTCCTTTCAGCAGGTCATTGGGGATAAACCCAGTAAATCTGTTGTTGCTGAGCTTGAGGACCTCGAGGGCATACAGAAAATTAAATCCAGGTAATTCTCCAGATAGTTGATTGTAGCTCAAATCCAACACCTTCAAGTTAGCAAGTTCCAGTGGTCCACCTCCACTTACAAGTGATCCCATAAGCTGGTTATGGCTAAGATTTAAATACGTAACAGTTGAAGAAATACCGGATAAAAAATTCTGTTTCTGCAAACCAGAATTTACTAGCATATTCCCACTAAAGTCAACATGAATGGCACTTGAAAATCGCAAGAATTCCTCATCCAGATGACCACTGAGCATATTCCCATGCAAGTCAAGAATTTCAAGTTTTGAAAGCAGCTCAAAACCTTTTggaattttactttcaaacccaTTTAGCGATAAATTAAGGGATACCAAATTAGTCAGTTTTGTCAATGATGCTGCCATATCACCAGAAAAGGAGTTGCGACTGAAATCTAAAGACTGGATTGATTCTAACCCCGAAATTGAGTCTGGAATTGAGCCAGAGAAGTTGTTGCCTGCTAATGACAGGTTCTTTAAATTTGCCAACTTCCCAATCCCTGGTGGTAAAGCTGAGAAAAACAGATTGTCTGAGAGATCCAAATACTCAAGGCTTTTTAAGTCGCCAATGTTATCAGGAATTTTGCCTGAAATGGAGTTTCCTGACATTGAGAGTTTCACCAGCATTGTGAGATTCGAAAATACACTCAAATCAACATCAGCAGAAAGACCCTGGTGATCAAGAACCACCCCAGCAACATTGACACCATTACAAACAACGCCATTCCAAGAGGAAGGGCACCCATTGAAGTCTATGGACTCCTCATTCCATGAATTAAGCACATAACCAGTTGGATCATGCTTGATTCCCTTCTTGAACTCGAGCAGTGCCAAAATGTCCTGTGATGGAAGCTGCCCCATTGCAGATACAAACAGTAGGGACACCAACAAAAGTTTACAGAGCTTCATCATTAACCCTAATGGGCTCAGTGAAGTGAGATAGCAAAGCTCAATGCAGTAAACAGAATGTGGCTTTCAATCTTTGCAATCTGAAAATTCATGCAAACCCAACTAAAGGGTTGCTGGGTTTTCAATCAGCAAATCCAAACCAGACCATTCATGGCGAAACAAGATAAAAACCCAACATCAATATCATGAAAAATCACCACTATGCAAAGCACAAACAGCACACACTGACCCAAACGCTCCAAATGTTTTCATATGCTCAGTACATTTCTCTGATACTCAAAGatatcaaaaccctaaaagattaaaagaaaaaacaaaccagATCTTTGTTGGAGGCAAATGCTTCAGGAGATTGATTCCTCTACATCAAGAACCAGTGACAGAACCACAAACAGAGCCAAAACATTAGATGAGTGGACAACAAGAGAACAACACAAATAGAGTAGGCATGGTAGTTTCAGCATTTGCTTGCCCAGAACCACTCCCCTTTTTCTGAACAATGTGGCTCAGCATAAACTGTCCCTCTCAACGATTTAAGCATTCTACCAACAAAACAGATATAAGATGGCTTTGCACATGAACACAAGCGCCCCTTCAGCTCAGAACACTCAGTTACAACAAACCcccaacaaaacaaaaaacggGTCTCCAAATTAGCAAATAAGCTGCAATAAATGAAAGGGACCCAGAAATTTTCATGCCATTAAAGCACATTTTCTGCCTAAAACCCCCCAGAAAGACCACAGTGACTGTGCAAAGCCACAACCTTtattaaaccaaaaaagaaaagaagaccTGAAAAAGAAATGCCTTTTTGCGTTGTCCCTACCAGATGGACACGACCCAAAACCAAAACCCTAAATTTGTTTGGATTTAGGGTGTAAAAAAGCGGGAAAGTTGGGCTTTGGGGATGTAAATTTTAGGGCTAAAAAGGGGATTTACCCGccaaaaagacaaaagaaaaaggaaaaaaaaggttacAGTCTCATAGTGGACTTGAAAGCATTTGTGAAATAGAGTTAAGAAACGAGGGGGTTTTCTTTGGAAGTAACGCATGAGGACTGAGGAGTGAGCAGGAGTCGTGGGATGAGGGACCCAATTGAATGCCCTTTGACTAGGGTTTTCTCCCAAATTCCAAGTTCCCATAACCAGAGAGGTGAGTTAGGTTTTTGGCATAAATCATGATGACATCCCCATCATCATCACTTTATAGAAAGACCAATAAGACTATGACACCTTAACACAAAAACTAAGATTTTCCCTAATATAAAACCCTAAGGACAGGACCACAATGCCAACTGCCAACACCACCATGCAAAGACAATGAGACATGCAATGGGGGTTGGGCCAACCCAAATTCGACAGATTTTTCAGTTTGAAGAAATTTATTACATGAagcaaatcatatttttcatcactCTCTGACACCCTTCAATAAGGGTAGAAGGAtgaaaatggaatttatgaaaGCATATGATTGTGCAGTTTCTTACACCGTAGAATGAATGTGAATGTGAATATGAATATGGTTATATTTATACTGAAGTGTCCAAAAGGGCATTCTATAGATGTCGTGCCCGTGACTTGTGGGGTGCTCCTGCACCTTGTACTTTTGTGACTGCTTTTCATCCACTCCCATTCATCTCCCTACACTTGCTAGTCTGGGTTTTGAGCCAAAATAgcttgttgaaaaaaaaaatccataaaaaaaaccaCCCCAAAATAGTTCCCAACTAATGCATCCGAGTGACTTGGACATCCACGTGgactaagttttttttttttttttcccttgatgCATAAAACTATAGTTAATAACtatgagtttgaattttttaaaaccatatttAATTACTACAgctttaaatttaagtttaaaactaAAATCGCTTAAGCTTAAAATTGAGGTCATTAACTatgatttttatcatttaaaaaaaaaatcaaaatcgtGGTTACTAACTATAGTTTTGTGACATGAATACCCAAATAGATACACGGCACACTAgtttaggaattattttaataaaagttttattttattttataaattttaagtcatgaAGGTAGGACCAATGCTACTAACATTTTCattggtttttattatttttattttttatttattttctaaaagtaatggttaaagaaaaaaaaaaggtcaataaTTTAAGGGTATTTTTTATGGTATAGGAAAATTGTCACCcaatcatttattttacaagCTTACTATCAATAGACAATGTGTTAGGTTCTTCTCCTTGAGGAAGATCTTGGGAGAGCTTGCAATGTCCCTTTGGTGGATTCTCGACTATATATTCGGGGTAGGCTAAAAAATCTATACAAATTCCTTTTTATAAGAGACATTTTGGGTTTAGTGATGTCTTATGAGCATCTTTGGATCAAATAACTAGCTTATAAAACACTCTTAGGAGTCTTGTCTTCTTGATAAAAAGAT is from Vitis riparia cultivar Riparia Gloire de Montpellier isolate 1030 chromosome 10, EGFV_Vit.rip_1.0, whole genome shotgun sequence and encodes:
- the LOC117923880 gene encoding LRR receptor-like serine/threonine-protein kinase GHR1, with amino-acid sequence MMKLCKLLLVSLLFVSAMGQLPSQDILALLEFKKGIKHDPTGYVLNSWNEESIDFNGCPSSWNGVVCNGVNVAGVVLDHQGLSADVDLSVFSNLTMLVKLSMSGNSISGKIPDNIGDLKSLEYLDLSDNLFFSALPPGIGKLANLKNLSLAGNNFSGSIPDSISGLESIQSLDFSRNSFSGDMAASLTKLTNLVSLNLSLNGFESKIPKGFELLSKLEILDLHGNMLSGHLDEEFLRFSSAIHVDFSGNMLVNSGLQKQNFLSGISSTVTYLNLSHNQLMGSLVSGGGPLELANLKVLDLSYNQLSGELPGFNFLYALEVLKLSNNRFTGFIPNDLLKGDPLVLTELDLSANNLSGLINMITSTTLNILNLSSNGLSGELPLLTGSCTVLDLSNNEFEGNLTKLLKWGNIEFLDLSQNRLTGAFPEETSQFLRLNYLNLSHNSLRSSLPKVLTLYPKLRVLDLSSNQFDGPLLADLLTLPTLQELYLENNLFAGAIEFSPPSVNSSLKFLDLSQNHLNGYFPDQFGSLTALQRLNLAANNLSGSLPASMSEMNSLSSLDISQNNFTGPLPNNFSNSLESFNASYNDLSGTVPENLRKFPSSSFFPGNSGLHLPGGPPGSTTSPSGFSKRKPIKTIIKVVIIVSCVVAVLIFILLAIFIHYFRLSRRSTQEHVTRKDIHKGAPQNPSGFNGRESGGALVVSAEDLLASRKGSSSEIISSDEKMAVVTGFSPSKTSQLSWSPESGDSFTAENLARLDVRSPDQLAGELHFLDDTITLTPEELSRAPAEVLGRSSHGTSYRATLENGVFLTVKWLREGVAKERKEFAKEAKKFANIRHPNVVGLRGYYWGPTQHEKLILSDYISPGNLASFLYDRPGRKGPPLTWAQRLKIAVDVARGLNYLHFDRAVPHGNLKATNILLDGPDLNARVADYCLHRLMTQAGTIEQILDAGVLGYRAPELAASKKPIPSFKSDVYAFGVVLLELLTGKCAGDVVSGEEGGVDLTDWVRLRVAEGRGLDCLDPAVAPEMGNPAAEKGLKEVLGIALRCIRSVSERPGIKTIYEDLSSI